The Xyrauchen texanus isolate HMW12.3.18 chromosome 17, RBS_HiC_50CHRs, whole genome shotgun sequence DNA window attaaattttattttccatatgttcatttgtgtatgtttttcaTAATATAAATGTCTACactgaaattattttgatttgcaAAATGCTTGCATTATTATTTTCTGTAATATGTACATTACTCAGCCATTTACAGATAATTTCAGCCTTGCTCCCAAATTAATTAACTGCTATTTTTAGAAatgtctggtttttttttttgtttgttttttaaaggaagTCTGATAGTAACCAGTCACTGCCTGAATGTATAACTTAATGAAAGTAATTTTTACCCATCAGATCCTGAAGATCCAGCAAGCACTGCATTATCAAATCTATGACAGCCAAGGTGCATCACCAACCACAGACATTTAGTTTGGGGTATTTTGGATCATCTCGTAACTGAGGTGGCACTTGAGAGCAAGCAGCAAGCTTGGGTTTCTCAGCTTATGCCATAATAAGCAGTTTTTTCCCCTTGCTAATGTATGTCTGAGCTTAAATGGTCAAAGTTCAACCTTATGTTCAGGGAAGGATTTAAACATAGAAAAAGAGCTTTAGATCCATCTCTCAAGCAGAACTTTTAAAGCTCCAAAGAATGTTCAGAGGGGACCAATATTTCATGCTGACTCCGTCTGCATTTAAAAGAATGTGGACCCACTGAAAATTTGGCTTCTGTACTTGACATTCAAAGAAAATCAAAGAAGGTTATGCCAGCCATGTCAGCACATTCAAATTCCTGATTAAGTGAAAAtctattttattgataaaaatactCATAATAAGATGGTGCTAATTAGAAGTATGACATTTTGACCCCCAGTGTTGCATCTTACAAGAAGCACATAATGAACATGTTTGCTATTGAACGATTaaaaatcattcaaaatcaatgccCCAAGCTGGTGTTAATTAATATGACAAAAGAACGGCACCTGCTCATGGAAACAACTCTGTATACATACCATAAATATGATCCCCACAATCAGATTGTTTGTTTTAATTGGAAACTAATTCAACTTAAACAGTGTTTGTTAACCTGCACTGTATGCTTACTGTTAAAATTCTAGTCAGTTGAAAACTGAATGCATCATTTCAATATGCTAATCTGACTATAGAGTAAAAGGTTATAATCATTTAGATTTAAATTCACATCTGTTTACTTTACTTCTGATTAAAGTTAGGTCTCTGTTAATTCCAAAGAATCCACCAAACACAGACAGATTGATATTATGTTTTTGTTactgttgttttaaaaaattacagCTTCTTTCTGAAGGCTAAGTTTACCATAATTCAGTGACAGCTGAATTGCAAATGTTCCAACACACCCTAAAATCACCACTGAAAGAGTAAAACTGATGATTCAAAACGATGTAAGAATGCAAGCAAAATACATTTCCAGTGTACGTTCTGAAAGTTTTCATAAGTGTTTAACTCATCTTATTTATGCAGTTAGTGCTCTTACATAATTCTTATTTTCTTGGTATTGCatcaattatttttcaaaattactatgAGCATATAGACAAAGATTAAAAAGGCCCCAATGCATCATGAAGTGAAACAATGTGGCTAAATTTTAAAAAGCTGATGAATTAAGAGCAATTGCTCAGGATATGCAAAGTGATTCTTCTGTTGGAAATTTATCCCAAAAATGCTgccatacattttatttgtcggGAATTCTCAATATATTTATGGcattctttatatatttattgtagtATGTTATATAATCACCTCAGATCATGTAAAGGAAGACTAACAAATTATTATTCCCAGTTATATTGAGGGTCTTACATTTCTGACAAACTGCAGGCTACATATACAGTAGCTATGTTTTGTTTTGGCACATTAGTCCATAATTACATACAAACTTCACAGAAGGTATCACTTTTGCCAATCTTGTCACATGTGCACAGTATATCACTACTGTGATTGCTGCATTTCACAGTGCTCTTAGATTAAGAATCCAAATATAGAAAAAGTCATCCATCTATTTTTTTATATCCTCTAATAATTGTTTCAAGATTGGGAGATTTATTTTCAGTTGTCCCTCGATTAAGAAAAGTTAGGGGAAAAAATATTGCAACATCCCTGCTGGAATAAAAAGTTTAAACCTTCCTGAAGTTGTTAATCTGGTTTAATCTGGTCTCCCTGATGGTTTAGCTGGTTTAATCTGGTCTCCCAGTTTGGTCAAGTTTATATGGTAGCTGGTGAAGCTGATGTTGTTTCAGCTGGTTGTCCAGCATTTCTCCCATCCTGAGCatctgacaagtgcccaaaaccccccTAAAACCGtcaaaacagaccagcctaacTAGCTTGGCCAGACATGAAGACCAGCTAAACACCTTATGCTGgtataagctgttttatttttcagCAGGTTATATAACAATCACATTTTGGAGATAATATACATTTACTCCAGTTGTACAGTGAGATCTGCCATTGGATCTACTGGAGACTTCAACCAACAAAACGTGCTGCAGATAAATGCAGGCTGAACAAAATATAGAGCCTTTAAGATCTGTACAATAACATGGCATCCACATTGCCCTTGATTCAGTTGGCCTGATTGACCTTAAACAGCATTTGTGTAGATGCAGTTGTTGTTGATGGTCTCCACTTGGTGCGAGCGAGCGATGAACGTTATAAGTAAGTTTTGAAGCATCTCAGCTCTCATCTTACTGATCTGCAGAACTTCTTCATGATTGACCTTCTCCTCACAGCTGTAGTCTAGAGAAACCTTGTTTGTGATGAGCGAGAGGCCCAGGACCCTCAATCCGCAATGCTTAGCTACCGTCACCTCAGGGACCGTACTCATACCTGCAAGAACAGCAGGagtggaaaaaagagagaaagagagagactcagAGCTATCTCTGTGGTAACGCAGTAGGAGCTTGTGCTGCATCATTAAAAACGAGAACGGGTCTGGGTCTCACTTAATACTTAATGAGGACTTTTGGGGTCCTGTTGGATACACAGGTAGAAGGACTCGCACAGATATCAAAATGGGCCAGTCACTGACCGGGCTAGCCTGGGGAGCCCACTTAGTGTGCACCCCATGGTCCTGCCGTTTGGTAATCTGAGACCACTTATCTAACACATCCTTCGACTCATTAGTGGACCAGCGGTGAGTACAGTTTATCCCAATCATATCATCAAGAGAGCTATTCAGATCACTGATTAATCAAATCACATTGATTAAAGAGGTCTATTGTGGCCCCCTTTGGGTGGGCCTAATCTCTTTTAGGTAACATAGCTGTTCTCCTGTACCTGCTTCAATATGGAACCTCATTTATTAATGATCTATAATTGTAATGATAGACAAATTAAAGAAGAGGTACTACAGTCAAAAGGAAAACAGCAAGCTAAGGCAATTATATTCCTGAGAAAAAAAGGAATCTAGTTCAGCATACATGAAATCTTATCTGCCAAGAGTCAAGTTCTGATCATTGTGTGCATATATATTTATGGTTTTGGTTTTGCTATTCTTGTGGGGAGTAAATGTTTGAAATACCTGCGTATGACCTCATTGTAAAACCTGACAAACATGCTGTACCATATGGGGACATTTCCATGAGGAAAATATCTTCATATAGGAACAAAATAATGTCTTATTtcacaaataacaataatatgtTATACCGCAATTACAATACCAAGTTGCATTTAAggtaagatagacagatagacagacagaccatgGCTAGACATAACACTAAGTTGAGTGTAGAGTTAACGGTTAAGGGTTAGGTGTAGGTTTAGGAGATAGAACAAGAGGTTAGGGTCAAATGATGTAAAAAATGAAAGGAATACACACAAATGTGTGTAGTAGGTGTACATACCCACAGAGTCACTCCCTAAGATTTGCAGCATGCGCGCTTCAGCGATGGTCTCAAAGTTGGGTCCACTAACCATACAGTAAACCCCCTCCCGCACAAAATTGGAGTAGCCCAGCTCAGCAGTGATGTCAAGAGTGAGCTTCCTCAGGTCTTTGCTGTAAGCATCAGACATGCAAGGAAACCGTATGCCAAACCTGAAGAAAAGATGAGAGAGAATGTAATGTAGATTATtaagattcacccaaaaataactcACCCTATGTTATTTCAAACCAGACTTTCTTTAGTGGGAcaaaaaagattcaatgaaaaCAAATGGGACTGAGGTTAATATTCTGCCTAGCTTCTCCATTCACACagtacagaagaaagtcatatgggttctgAATGacacaagagtgagtaaatgatgacagatgtttacatttttggtgatttgcaatGGAAAGCAGCATAGAAAACATCAAATACTGTACCTCCTTCCTCTCTTTCCCCCTACCTACATCAATCTCCCTatttctctcctctcttcactccCCCTTATCTGCGTACCGTTCATCATTTGGTCCACACAGTGGGTGCTGTCCAGCAAACCCCGGCAAGTTAATATGGTCCTTAATGACCATGATGTCTCCCACTTTGAAATCCTGACAAAGACCTCCAGATGCATTTGTTACGATAATGGTCTCCACACCCATCAACTTGAAGATCCGCACAGGGAATGTGACCTGGAAAAAAAGGCCAGCACATGGGAAACAAGCAGTTACTCAGCATTTACTTTGATTTTCACTCACTATTTAATAGTATTAGGGTaaacaaagaaattaatagtatttCTGAAAAAGTTTGATTCCATGGTGACAAAGATAGACCAAATttacagaatatactgtatacagatttaaatataataataattcataattattccttacatttatatagcgcttttctaggcactcaaatcgctttacatagtatagggggaatctcctcaaccaccaccactgtgcagcatccacctggatgatgcgatggcatcCACAGTGCACCAGTAAGCTCACCactcaccagctattggtggagaggagagaatagagttatagagccaattaatggattaGAATTATTAGTGGGCCGATGTGGAGGGAATTTGGCGAGGGCACCggtgttacacccctactctttacgagaagtattttgggatttttaatgaccacagagagtcaggacctagCTTTAATATCTCATCTGAAAGATGGATAAATATACAGATATAATGTATGTGTATACAGAAAATTGCTTTGATCATCCAGTTCAGATTTATTTTCTATCCTTTTAAAATTagttacaaatgtaaaaatagaaCATGGTTATGACACCAAATGGTTATGGTATTCCAAAGTGTCCAGCCTCAATTTTGGACAGGTATTAAATAAGCTTTAGTGATCCTAAATGAGACAAATATAGGATTGTAGAGAAGAGAGCCATTAAGGGAGGTGTCAGTGTGAGCAGGAGATGAATAATGATCTTGCATGCTCAGTATAGCACATCTCAATAGGGATGTCACTGCCTGTCAGCCTTCTCTCCAACTGATGAACCAGTGTGGACGTGTGGGGCAGCCAAGAGCAGCATGGCCATAACAGCTGTACACAGATGGGTCACGGAGGTGGATTGGCATTCTAAGTAAATACGCTCCCAAATCGGTACCCTCTAAATTAAAGGTGACATCATCGTGGGGTGTAAAGTCTCCGAGATCAGACCACTTCATATCTGAGTGTCTAACACTCCTGAGAAAATTGGTCTAGGTGCTGCATTGCTATATAACATAGACGCTCCGTTGATTACACGTCACTGGCAGTATGATTAATGTGCACTATTATGCAGCAAGGAGAATATGTCTGTAAGATCATTTTGTATTGCTTGGCAGTTCTGTACCATGAATTGGCATATATTTCAATTTAatatagacaaaaaaaaatatttttaaggtcTAATATTGTGAGGGAGATCTGGGCAATTCTAACACTTTTTACTACTCATAGGCTGATCTTCCTGGCATCTTTTGgtataaacatgaaaatgtaccAACAGTAATAGTACCAATATTTACACTGATAGAGGCTTGATTATGATATTGAATTTAATACAAGTCCTAATGTTACAACTGCCACGATAgatgtgcttttttaaaatatgCAGATCAACTGATGAGTCAAGAACAGTCTTTAACTAGATACgtcaattaaatattaattgtatatTAGATTAGATTTTTCAAATCAGGGAATTATTTCATATTTGCAGCCAACCTCACAGCCAAGATAAAACCTTGTACGGTAGCTACAACCTAatctcatgacaactcgtaaaAATTGTACGAGGTGGCAAATACGTAAGGTAAGACTTGACCCGTAAGGAAAggtacaacttttattcccatagtgACCAACCAATCACCAAATAGAATTTCATATCAATGCAATATCAAATTTTAAGCTTGCCTCcattagtaacactttacaataaggttccattcgttaagtAAGGTATAATTGATGACGGACCGTTGAAGTGTTGGTAGCTAGtggggctctttgaaataactgaaataatttggcaaagtgatatggaaccattatgcggtcaagacctgtaACTACTTTATAGCCATGCATTTActaaaaaaataattgcacactttAGAACGtctgtgaaccaatcagaatcaagcattcaacagacccgtggaataacataagttaatgcattctgtatcataaactaacaatgaacaatatattttttgcaagatttattcatctttttttatgttagtcaagtcaagtcatttttatttgtatagcacctttcacaacacacacggTTTCAAAGccactttacagaaaatcatgcattaacagaaaatgataccataatatctatatttctatatttctataattCTTAGTCATCATTGTATTCATTTTGATTAAATGAATACAATGGCACCCACACACCCATCGGACACTAGGTAGCGCTATAATAAGCACCTTTGCATTTGTGGTCATAACTCTGGAACTGTAAGGGCTaggatcaaaattattttttccaaAATTACTTTTTCGATCTCCTCCAAGGCCGTATGCCCGATTCACACAAAATTTGGTATGCATCATCTATGGAACATCCAGATAAAAATTTCCAAAGAATCAAAAGAATTTTATTTTGTCGAAGCGTTACGAAGATAGAAGCCAACTAACTGGTCAGGTGTCGTCCATGGTATCAAAATTGACCTATATCTACCAAACTAAAAGTCCAAATGTAATGAAACTTGATACACATAGACAACACAACATTCTGAGGCTGCATGCAAAGTTTTGTCAAATTCCGCCTATAAGGGGTGCTAAAACTGAAAAACGCTCATAACTCCGCAGCTGTATGGTCAATGATGTTCAAAATTGGTTTGCATCTTCAGTGCCCAAAGGTTAACATATCACTCAAATATAATTTGGAAAAATCAACAAACATGCAGCAGCTAATATCATCAAATCTGAATGGCCAGCCTTTACGAAACTTGAGATATTCATACAAAGTATCAAAATGAGGCTGTGTACCAAGTTTTTTGAGAATCagccacaaggtggcgctataacaaaacgaatactttaattaaaaacaaaaattttgctAATAACTCTGCATCCAAGCATGTTaaaatcaaaatgctttttaCCTCTAAATCCTTGAGTCAAGtcatacaaaatgtatatctcatttcatttaaaaaaaaaaattctgccattCTAATTTATTGAAAaccctactttttcaaactccacCTAGGGTGTAATCAGATCTTCACCAAACTTGGCCCAGGTTAGATCTAGACCATGCaggcaaaaagttatcaaaagaatTTGTATCCATTAAATCGTCTAGAAGATACAATCCGATATATTTGACTAGTGTGGCCCATTATGACTAATATTCTTGAATCTTTTGTGCACAAATACCAAACTGTAAATGAAAACAGGGAATTGTGACTAGGGATGGGCATCGTTAAGAAATTATCGATATCGATGCCATTGTCGAGTCTGCTTATCGATGCGATTCCTTATCGATTCCCATATCGATTCCTGTACCATTTGCTGAACACTTACAGGGTGGCTTTGAGAGTTGTTGGCTTTGAATGTCTAATTTAAAGTGGTTTTAGAGAATGAAAACCAAGTGTGCAATATCAATACAGAAGTTTAATGCATtgaaatttctaaaaaaaaaagtaaacatttctaaaacaaaGCTTTGTATTGTAATCACACTTAGTCGACTCGTGTGTGATAAACCGATTTTTTTCAGGACGTACTGGTCACCTGTACAGACTACTTGATAACAATATTGTAAGCATTTCTCCCACCTACCGAAATTCGACCTGCTCTACTGTCATGAAAGGGTGCAAACCTTTCACAACGAACCTCACAACCTTGCGATGACATTCGTTCACCCTTTCCTCTGTCATCTGATGATCAGCTGattgtctttttttgtaaaattaagccACACTCTCGATCGTTTACGTCTCGTAGCCATCGCGCTTTTGGGGGATTTAAAAATCCAGTCGCATACTGTAACGTCATGCCGCGACGCGGGAATGGATCCAGTCGCATACTGTGACCGACGTCATGCCGCGACGCGGGAATGGATGGAACGGAACATTAGGAATCGTTAGTGGAATCGTTAACGTGTGGACGTGTATGATTCCGATGGATCGGAAAGTTTGGAACCGGTTCCAAACCGGAACCTGGAACCGATTCTCAAGCCTAATTGTGACGGTCCTAGAAAATGGGAGCCCCATTTAGAGCCCCAACCAATCAAATccctttgacttccattcaaaatgacagagagtgatatctttggatcagaatgtcctagagaaatgacaattggcttgttttacttgggtgagcaaAAATTCTTCAAGTATCATCATGAAAACTACTTAGCcaagccctagcaaccatttagagcaccctagtaaCCAAacctcattgacttccattaagaATGCTTAGATGAGGATCTCAGGATCTGAAACTTCTGGTTTCATTCTTTGGaatcagggtagcaaggagccttttgagtatcaacttggtgactgcctagcaaccagatgggtttaccttAGCACACAAGTAGCAAAGACATATCTGTTCagcagaacatcgtagagatttCTGGTTTCATTCATTGGACTCGGGGTAGAAAGGAGTCTTTTGATTATCACTTTATaagtgcctagcaaccagatcggGTTACGCTAGTAATCAAGTAACACATTTCAATACATTTAGTTTAGGCAGGATCTATTCCATCAATTTGTATTATTCGTCATCCACTGGATCATTCGTCAATTCTGATTATTTCTTCACATGTGCTTGGACCCCGATGATTGACACTTGTGGctatatttgtatttgaaattaataaaaatacaatacatttaataaaaatacaattgttcattgttagttcatgttagttcaaagtacattaactaatgttaacatatactgtataactttagattttttaaatgtattcatattgAAATTTatgctataaaaatattattcattgttatgttcatgctaactaatgtaggtaactaatgttaacaaatggaactttattgtaaagtgttactcctTCATTCTAAGACTTTATTTGAAGAAAGCAAACATCATTGAACAAAATGATAGCTTATAACATATTTATTAATGCAATACAAATGGCTgttgtatgtcaataacctgtaatatgcttccCTCATCTTGTTAAAAAACCGAatgatttcctattaaaatcTTGGTTAGATTTAAGGTTTGGTTAAGTGTTATTGGGTTAGACTTTAATATTATTGTTTGTTGTTCATTGGATCATTGATTTTTCTCGATGTGTGTAAGTACTTTTTTGTTCAAACCAACTACCTAAATGTTTTATGATTTCACTATCTTGTACTAATTATTACAACTTGTCACAATGGATAGGGTAGCTACAAGAAACCATGTTAGGAAGTCATTCATGTTAACTTTTAACCAACAATCTAGAGAAAGGAAATAGTTATTTTTTAGAATTTGTAGGCATTGAAGCTTCAAACAACAGAATGAAAATGCAGAAAATTTGTTAACAATTCATGGTCCCCCTTCTTttctcagacagagagagaaaactaCTGTGTATTTGCATGAAATCTAGCTTGTTTGTTAAATGTAGCATAATTGAGTGTGTAGCATGCAAAACTAAAACTTCATGTGTTACAATTGCATCCTGTTACATTTTCCCCCAGTTCACCCttgaacaaaaaaaagagataatATCTAAGAAGATTTTAATAGGAGTGCGTGAGAAACTTCCATATAAAGCGCAtttctttataataaataaataaacaacaacttAACTGACACCCATATTATAAGATCACATAATACTGACCCACTGAGATTGTTTTTTGGATTTATTACTAccactctgtctccctctctgaAAGACTT harbors:
- the LOC127658247 gene encoding purine nucleoside phosphorylase-like isoform X2, which gives rise to MCMSIWWTSLKIRVPGHEGCLVFGQMKGKSCVFMQGRFHLYEGYSLCKVTFPVRIFKLMGVETIIVTNASGGLCQDFKVGDIMVIKDHINLPGFAGQHPLCGPNDERFGIRFPCMSDAYSKDLRKLTLDITAELGYSNFVREGVYCMVSGPNFETIAEARMLQILGSDSVGMSTVPEVTVAKHCGLRVLGLSLITNKVSLDYSCEEKVNHEEVLQISKMRAEMLQNLLITFIARSHQVETINNNCIYTNAV
- the LOC127658247 gene encoding purine nucleoside phosphorylase-like isoform X1, producing MHTKENTCCCSFDYCELTTEWLLSRTRQRPKIAIVCGSGLGLLADNVSNKQTFSYEDIPNFPVSTVPGHEGCLVFGQMKGKSCVFMQGRFHLYEGYSLCKVTFPVRIFKLMGVETIIVTNASGGLCQDFKVGDIMVIKDHINLPGFAGQHPLCGPNDERFGIRFPCMSDAYSKDLRKLTLDITAELGYSNFVREGVYCMVSGPNFETIAEARMLQILGSDSVGMSTVPEVTVAKHCGLRVLGLSLITNKVSLDYSCEEKVNHEEVLQISKMRAEMLQNLLITFIARSHQVETINNNCIYTNAV